Genomic DNA from Paramisgurnus dabryanus chromosome 11, PD_genome_1.1, whole genome shotgun sequence:
tgttgttgttACCTGATTTTAAGTTCTAATATTTTAAACGTTCACAGTCAATGTTTTGaactcaaaaatacaaaaacatatacAGTATGCACATACATACAGTGTGCCTACGCAACTCTGCCAAGTACATTGTTATCCTTTTAGCAACAGAGGTTTTTCCTCCTTACATacattaaaataagtttaaaatgatcttttaaaaatatctatatGTTGTATATGCCTTAAAAGTTTCTCTCTCCTCTTTCTATCGAGCCCTTTCTTGCTCCATAATAATAAAACGTAATTCGCTTTGTTGGTGTCACAGCACCTAATGTCTATTTACCTTAGTGTCAATAGCTAAGCTTCAATTAGATTAGGAAGGCTGTTGTGCACAGCCTGTCGTTTGGTTGGATACATCTTAGGTTTTAAGTCCCCTTAGGCATTAAAATAACAACATTTGTATTTGTGTAATTGAAACAACAGTAAGGTGCAAAGAGAAATGGGAAATGTCCGATTATTTGACAGAAATAGAGACAAAATGGTTGCTCCATCCACATTTAACAGATTGAATGGCTGTCTGATCGAATGCACTATTGAACTTTTTAGGATGTAAAAATCTGGACCTGGAAATCCTGAGCAAAGAGTCgcctgtaaaaaaaataactgaaaaaggacattttttcagtatttttggGTATGATATTATTTTTATGCAATACACAAATCACAACACCCACAATGCAAATGACATTTATATCTTAACTAACATCTTCAGAATAAGGATGATTAAATGAGCAATGATGTGAATCGTCTCAATGAACGCACGGGACCCTTATGAACTCAAAAGAGATGTTTTTATCCACCCGCTGACAGCTGTTGTGAGCAAGTAAAAATCAAAGCAATTAGCATCACTATTCTAATACAGTATGCAAATCAAATGTTTTCCTCATATTTTGTAGCACACGGGTGATCTTAATGGAGATGAACCTAAATGAATACAAATAAGATATTTAATTCTAAAAGGAAGTGAAAAATGAATtgcaaagtgtgtgcgtgtgtgaggTGGTGGCTTGAGGAAACAGAGCCACATATACATATTACATGAATCAAGACTACATGGCCTCcataattcatacaataaaacaGGTATGAGAGGTCTGGAACAAAAACCCTTTAAAATGAAGAGAACTACAGCTGAAATTCAGGCCACATGCCTGGCTTTATCCTTAATGGAGGAATGATACAATTAACAATATTAGTGAATGTATAAGTAAAAATATGATTCATTATGGTTGCAGAGAAAAACAGAATTATTAGCTGTTGCAGAAAAGCAGCTATGAGTGTATGGTATACATTATTGGGACATTACCAAAGAAATGTAACAAAACTAGTGCATCGTACCCGTTTTGCTCTGACCCCTTGTGGCACAATGGAAAAAATCTgaataaacaacacaaacacaagaaCTGATATGTTAGTCATGCGGTCTATGACCTGCCTCTTTATCTCTGTACCCATGTGTGAGATCCATTAGATCCATGCGGAATTGCATTAAAATGATCATGGACCTAGATGGAGTTGAGCCCAGCATTCAATTTGTATGGCTGTTTTTCCTAAACGGTCATGTGTATGTGATCCTGTATTTCACTGTGTGATTTCAAAACCCCCAGAGCAGGTCCACAGGTGAAACATTTTATTCTACTACATCCATTACCAAAATGAAATTTGGTGCACCGTGTTTTGTCCACATGCAACATGTTCCAGTTAGGAGGTAATTTTGTGTGATTGaatttgtttttcttgttgTATAACGTCTAGTTGAATATTCCTGTCTCAGTAGTAATCATTAGGAGATGGAATAGCAGTGTGCTTAAATTCTTGTATTAAagataaaaatgaaatgtttaatgcACAATTATATGTGAGCAATGAATTATTATTTCCATCAAGGTACTGTATACATTTAAATGGAAATAGGTTTGGAAACAGCATTTTATATCAGaacaataaatgtaaacaaaaaagcagaaataaaagCTAATCTTTCACAGTGGTTACAGACAGTGCATGGTTTGTCtctatacacaaaataatggaATGAGTGAGAGAAAGTGAGGGAGAGACAGATGGAGTGGAGTGTTGAAGACAACAAGAGCTTTAGTGAAGATGAAAGAGAAGATTTCAATGTAAGGAAAGGTCACCGCTTTCTCAATTTTGTCACATTTCACCACAGAATAGACAGCCGTAACTACCATTCACATTGGACTTAATGCATCTAAATTGCAGCAATTATGATTTCATTTTTTAAGTCGTCGACGTCGATTATTGCTATACATAGTAATTTTGGGTGAAGAATAATAGAAGAGATGGCAAGGAAAACAATTCTGATTCTGAAGAcctaaaaatatactttttcatAATGGGTTTTAGACAAATCAAATCAGAACAGTGTAGCGGaaattatttcttttttcttttttaaatgaaacCGTAGCGAAGTACCTGTCAAACCTTTAAAATACTCAACCTTTCAAATGTGAAAAGAAAAAAGAATTGTATGAACCCTTGCTTTATCTTTTTGTTTTGTCCTTAACACCATTTCAAGCGTTTGACAGTTTAAGCGTGGCAAGCACGCTCAGTCAAAGTGTGGCCTTTAGTTCGTCTGAACTGTGTGATTAGTCTTAAGAACTTAGTTTAGCATATTACCTTTGTAAAATGCCGTAAGCATAGACTGGCTTTCACTTTAATTAAACATAGGAAGAGAACGGAGCCACAGGGAGTCGACAACAAAGAGAAGACCGAGACAAAGCGAAACCTAAATATCTCTGGAACGTTGGCCAATGAACGACCTCCACCCTGAATAAAACTGGACGGCAGGATGATGAGGTTATGCTGGGTCAGTGATGTTGGTAACAAATATCTTAATAAACCTACGGATGCTGCCTCTCTGTGGACAGAAGTGGGAAAACACCCTTCATGGGTTAATTGTTGATCTTAAACCATTTCGAATAATTCGGACACTTTAGAAACTCGTTGTTTAAATTTATTTcctaaacattttttaatgccattacatataaaaaaaattcatgttgCAAAGCTACATAAATATATCCTTATAAACTTGatttaaaaagattttaaaaaatgtttacacCTAAAAAACAGAATTAAATAACAATAGGAAGACAAAGAAACAAGTACAGGATTGTATAAAGTGAATACATTCAAACAATTGGTACAAAACattcactgtcagaaataaaggtactgTACCtcttctgtcactggggctgtaccctaagtttctgtTTGATATCTTTACAGGACTACAAaaaagaatacaattttgggtagataaCTGTACCtcaaaagtcaaaatatgtaccctagcagtcagtggggcagcacccaatttaaaaaggtaattaggtacagatatgtaaacatttagtaccaatatgtacctttgagatactaatatgtatttttcaggtactaataagctctctttgggcccagtatgtacttctgaggtactaaaatgaaatccttaggtgcaaagctttactttttgaaaggatacagccccagtgacagaaaaggtacagttttgtacctttatttctgagtgtttactgtactgtacaaaTGAAAAGCAAGTGGTCTGACTCTGCACCATACGCATAGCCAGTGTAAACTGTATCTCAAACAAATAATAAGATGCTTACAAAAGCATTATTATATGcttttaataatatatagtaCATCTAGCAGGTACTTAACAGTCTTATTGGTTACAACCTGACACCAGAGTTTCTCATTAGCCAATCAATACCATCCAGCAGTCCAGTAAGTGATTCTGCAGCAGTGTCTTGTACCTACAGTAGACAATATAGGGTACATTTTTATAGCATCGCTTTGCAATTTGATTGTATGGTGCTCAAAGAGGACATggaaatttaaatgtaaagtgTCACAAATGCTTTTCTTACCATCCAGGGGTTGGAGAGTGAGCTGAGCTGAAGATGATCGGCCACAGTCACACATGGAATCCTGTGTGTGTCTGCTGTTTCTCTAGATATACAAGAGAGCACCAGGATGGGTCGTGAGACAGAACCTACCGCAGGGTCCAACATAACCCTGATCTGAGCACTCTCTTCTTCCCAACTTTGGTCAGATCCTGGTTTATGACagaaacacacagacaaaaaCACATGAGATTCATTAATCAAATTTCTGTTGTTCATGCTAGATTTTGACATTTAACgacatttacatgtatgcatccaaagtgacttacagtgcattcaaggtttACATTTTATCGGTATGTTTGTTCCATTTTAATCAAGCCCCCAAATCTTTGCATTGCTggtgcaatgctctaccagttaaagggatagttcaccaaaaaataaaaaaatcataatttaatTACCCTCAAGTTATTCTGTACagatttctttgttctgctgaacacaaatgaagatattttgaaagaTGTCAATAACCAAACATATCTAGGGCACCATTCACTTATGTGTCAATGGTGCCCCCCATATCAtgtctgcttggttacaaagaTTGTTCAAACTATATCTTActttgtattcagcagaacaaagaaatcaaTACAGGTTTGGAATAACTTAAGGGTGGGTAAATGACAATAGACTTTGTATTTttcagtgaactatccctttaagatacaGAAACACTTTGCTTGATGAATCTAGATTACAGTTCCAACATTtgtgaatttacaaaaatcatattacatGGAGCAATGTCAACCTGAAGAAATATTAACagcataattaaaaaatatattgttttcataaaacattatttaaattgCCTAATATTTATTGCTTTCCATGacactacactctaaaaatggcagGGGTCAtgtttgacccataatgggtgaatattggacagaacacaccactggattaaaattgacccaatgctgtttttttttaactcaactgctgggttattataccccatggttgcattacataaacccaacattgggtaatttttaacccagcgtgtgttctgtccaatatttacccattatggatcaaaaataaaaaaataccccTGCTATTTTTAGAGTGTGGTGGTAACCCTGTATATGTTATCTATGTAGCTTGTATGTCTATTTTTTAAGACAATTATACCTCTTTCCATCTCGGCGTTTGCCACAAAGATGAATCCATTTACAGCCTGAAAAGCTTTATTAAACATAGGGTTAAGACTTAAGGGTGTATTGGAGTCACTATCATCCTGATAGAGAAAGACTTTACTGCGCAGATTGAGGTGCTCCAGACgagccctctctctctctgtcctaAACCAAGACGCAAAGATTTTTATTCAGAAAGACTTTTtaattaaacttattttaacaCAGACTCCTattaaaactatttataaaGTCACATTCAAATAAACCTAATCTGATCAAGTTAAACCTCACCTGTATGTTGAATACACAGTAATAATATTGAAGCTGTGCTGATCCTTAAACTTAAAACTTATTCCAGATCCAAtgcctaaaaaaataataatgaaagtATGAGATCAAATGCAGGAAAAAAAGCATATAAAAATGAGTAATAACTGTCACCTTCAATCTGATGCTGAGGCATTCCTGCTATAGGTAGTACATGAGGGGAGTTCATGATCCTAGTCATCAGCGAAACCTCTAACTGTTCAAGGCCTGGGCCAAACATGACAAACTGTGGCTCTGCGGTACCTGGTACTAAGAAGTGAAAGAAAGAAGTCACAGACTCAAATGTTGCCCTGGGTTGCTGTCGCCATTGGTTTCGACAGGCTGGGCAGACCCGTAGGTACCTGTGGACAAAGATAATATTGCTTTAAAATAGAGAGAAAGACAATAAGACACATATGATTAGGAAACCTATATCTCAGTCCTAACCCCAACCAATTTCCCATAGCCCTATACCATTCCCATACAATCTGCCCATTTAAAACAAACGGGGGACTTTGCTAACTTATGTCTTCATTGGCACTGTTGAACACTTACTCAGCCATATAATCAAAGTGGTTCATCTCAGGATCCCCGAGCATTGATGTACCACTGAGCTTGATCTCAGGCATCGATACATTATCAACTGACTTCCAGAGCGGCATATCACGCAGCAGGAAGTACTTCCAAAGCACAGGGTCTCGAACCATGGACCGCCAGTATGTACTAGTGCCCCCCAGTCTGCACAGGTCTTGTGGAGAGAGGAAGGTCATGATGTGAAACTGCATGTCAACCTGTATAGACATAGATAAAAAGGACAAAACTACATTTTGGATAAACTTTGGATCTGACAAACATTATTAAGTTTCCTATGTTGACTCTGGTTAACTTGCTTAAAAACTGTGATCAGAACAATAATTTAGATCTGTGTATCTTAACCTTTTTGACTTCAAGGTCCCcagccctactgaaaaatccagcataagctggtgaccTGGTTTTAAgatggtctcccagcttggttttagctgtgttttggtcactttttaagcttaGTCCaagaagaccagctgacccaccagctgcTGCCACCTTAAACAAGCTAAAATTTTCAGTAGGGAGCTCAAGGGCCCTTCAATCACAATTTCTATTTAGTAAAATATTCTAAAGCTGGGCAtaagttattttattattttaaaatataattttaaataattcaagttTATTGTGGCCCCCTGGTTGGGTACAGCTTAGTATGAATAATATTAGGAATACTATAGTATGTTTAGTATTAGCTATAGGGTGCTGTACATAAAGGCGTCAGCTAAATGTATAATAAATTCaataaatttataaataaatatcttaCCGACAAATTGTCAAGAGAGGGACCCGTGACGTCATGACTTGTCTCAGCCCCAACATCATTTTGTTCATTTCTTTGTGGCCCTGTATCAAAAAATCTATCTCTAATACTCCTGAGACTCTGTAAGACTATGGATCGACTCAGCATGCTGACACTTGTTCTAGaaagtatattttaaagatttcGTAGATAGTTATGCGCGAAAGCATAACAGACTTAAAACAGCACAGTTCGCTTTCTtgcattaaaaaacatttcaattGTAGATCGCGGTTTCAGTTGGACAATCTTAGATTTTCCTGTGGGTTTTCCCGGAACTGTCAAAGTTACACGTCCCTTCTTGTATTTTCATAGGAGTGTGTGAAACGTCAAGCGTgtattgcattgtgggaattgtAGTACTTTAGAGCCGCTGTCAAAACATTGAACGATGTGGATGTGTTCGACGTCATgaggcgctgcgcagaccgatcggcgtatgacattgaagcaccgcgagagcgattctgCAGCTGTGCTTTCAAaccgttctcgcggtactttgataaCATACACGTATTAAGTCAAACTGACCTATTAATGACTCAGTTTGTGCAAAACGGAGTAAATTTTGTATGTTGAAATATTTGGATATTGTCCTGCATTAGCTTGTATTGCACTAGTGACGCTGATATGTTGCTTTCAGTCACAAACCACCATTAATCAGACTCCACCAAGATTTCAATTAGTTCCTTTAAAGACCATTTTCACTTAAACCAGGACAGTTTTTCTAATTAAGCAGTCCTGGATCACTAGGCaataacattataaatcatgttttaagatatgggggcagtttcccggaccgggtttaaattaatccagGTCTAAGCCTTGggtatattaggacatttaagtagttttaacaaagaaaccgtacaaaaaacattacaggcgtgcatcttgagacaacaCAACAGCACTGACATATGTTAAGATGTGTCAATGCAAAGTGTTTTtgaattaaggcagctcaaacatgcattttaatttgGAACTAGGTTAAACCCTGTTTGGGAAACCACCCCGTAGTCAATTCTATAAATGAACTTTGTCTTTGTGGTACACCCACACTCCGACTGGATATTGTTATTAGCTTTTTACTTTATTA
This window encodes:
- the fbxo4 gene encoding F-box only protein 4 isoform X1 — its product is MLSRSIVLQSLRSIRDRFFDTGPQRNEQNDVGAETSHDVTGPSLDNLSVDMQFHIMTFLSPQDLCRLGGTSTYWRSMVRDPVLWKYFLLRDMPLWKSVDNVSMPEIKLSGTSMLGDPEMNHFDYMAEYLRVCPACRNQWRQQPRATFESVTSFFHFLVPGTAEPQFVMFGPGLEQLEVSLMTRIMNSPHVLPIAGMPQHQIEGIGSGISFKFKDQHSFNIITVYSTYRTERERARLEHLNLRSKVFLYQDDSDSNTPLSLNPMFNKAFQAVNGFIFVANAEMERGSDQSWEEESAQIRVMLDPAVGSVSRPILVLSCISRETADTHRIPCVTVADHLQLSSLSNPWMVQDTAAESLTGLLDGIDWLMRNSGVRL
- the fbxo4 gene encoding F-box only protein 4 isoform X2, which translates into the protein MSIQVDMQFHIMTFLSPQDLCRLGGTSTYWRSMVRDPVLWKYFLLRDMPLWKSVDNVSMPEIKLSGTSMLGDPEMNHFDYMAEYLRVCPACRNQWRQQPRATFESVTSFFHFLVPGTAEPQFVMFGPGLEQLEVSLMTRIMNSPHVLPIAGMPQHQIEGIGSGISFKFKDQHSFNIITVYSTYRTERERARLEHLNLRSKVFLYQDDSDSNTPLSLNPMFNKAFQAVNGFIFVANAEMERGSDQSWEEESAQIRVMLDPAVGSVSRPILVLSCISRETADTHRIPCVTVADHLQLSSLSNPWMVQDTAAESLTGLLDGIDWLMRNSGVRL